The following are from one region of the Chitinophagales bacterium genome:
- a CDS encoding ABC transporter permease, with amino-acid sequence MILVISSFSMRIVFRLLRESLISSIQEFGGNKLRSFLSVLGITIGIFCIISVYSAIDSLEKNVRTSFQKLGENVIYIQKFPWNEDPRENWFKYLRRPSASYKEYKALQERLTLAEAVVIMLFLKGKTLTHGSNIVEDADLLAITQEYNAIKDMEFTQGRYLSASEFFSGANKAVIGYNIAEQLFPGQKEVIGKEFTLMKRKVTVVGVLKKEGDDIIGMNYDNNVLIPYNFTKTFIDVDGIRVEPFIGIKAREGVSSEQLMDEIRGIMRAVRKLKPSQPDNFAMNQVSIISAALTAVFGVISLAGGAIGMFSILVGGFGIANIMFVSVKERTPIIGIKKALGARRVFILLEFLTEAVLLCLAGGLIGLALVFVESYVLEWLIRKVADITFIFELSAENIFKGIWLSVGIGLVAGFLPALVASRMNPVEAIRS; translated from the coding sequence CATCGGCATTTTCTGCATCATCTCGGTGTATTCAGCAATTGATTCACTGGAAAAGAATGTAAGAACCAGCTTTCAGAAACTGGGAGAAAATGTAATATACATTCAAAAGTTTCCCTGGAATGAAGACCCGCGTGAAAACTGGTTTAAATACCTGAGGCGTCCATCGGCCAGCTATAAGGAGTACAAGGCACTGCAGGAACGATTGACCCTTGCTGAGGCAGTGGTCATTATGCTGTTCCTCAAAGGAAAAACCCTCACACACGGCTCCAACATTGTGGAAGACGCTGATTTGCTCGCCATTACTCAGGAGTATAATGCCATTAAAGATATGGAGTTTACCCAAGGACGATATTTGTCCGCTTCAGAATTTTTCAGCGGAGCCAACAAAGCTGTCATTGGCTATAACATTGCCGAGCAGTTGTTCCCGGGTCAAAAGGAGGTGATCGGCAAAGAGTTCACCCTGATGAAGCGTAAAGTAACCGTGGTAGGTGTGCTAAAAAAAGAGGGAGATGACATTATCGGGATGAACTACGACAATAACGTTCTTATCCCATATAACTTCACAAAGACCTTCATAGATGTAGATGGCATTCGGGTAGAGCCTTTTATCGGGATAAAAGCCCGGGAGGGTGTCAGTTCCGAGCAGTTGATGGATGAGATACGGGGAATCATGCGGGCCGTAAGAAAGTTAAAGCCTTCTCAGCCGGACAACTTCGCAATGAATCAGGTAAGCATTATTTCGGCAGCATTAACGGCAGTTTTCGGAGTTATCAGCCTGGCAGGAGGTGCTATCGGAATGTTTTCCATCCTTGTGGGTGGTTTCGGAATAGCCAATATCATGTTTGTATCAGTTAAAGAGCGCACACCGATTATCGGTATCAAGAAGGCGCTGGGAGCACGAAGGGTGTTCATTTTGCTTGAATTTTTGACGGAGGCCGTGCTGTTGTGTCTTGCAGGTGGCCTTATCGGTCTGGCTCTGGTTTTTGTGGAATCTTATGTGCTGGAGTGGCTCATCAGAAAAGTTGCTGACATTACATTTATTTTTGAATTATCAGCCGAAAACATTTTTAAGGGAATTTGGCTATCCGTAGGCATTGGGTTAGTGGCGGGTTTTTTACCGGCTCTGGTCGCATCCAGAATGAATCCGGTAGAAGCCATACGATCTTAA
- a CDS encoding carbohydrate kinase, which yields MLISSDFLEKKFARQSALVVGDVMVDHYIFGLASRISPEAPVPIVNVEKRDSRPGGAANVAMNISSLGAEVRICSVTGNDHWGNILIDLIHRQGLPVDGIIRSAKRITTVKTRIFSRGHQLLRYDEETDSDLSQAEEEELLTQALSAIESSRISVVILQDYNKGVLTDKVIRQIIQTCKRKNIPVAVDPKNKRFFCYRHVTLFKPNLKEVAEALATSIDKHDISGLRQAARAIHKRLQNAITLITLSEEGLFITDHEKDFTLPPTLRQVADVSGAGDTVLGVAALALAAGFDIRTIGVLSNIAGGLACEQVGVSPLDKSTFFSEASRVKLV from the coding sequence TTGCTGATTTCATCTGATTTTCTGGAAAAAAAATTTGCCAGGCAAAGCGCCCTAGTTGTAGGCGATGTTATGGTAGATCATTACATCTTTGGACTGGCAAGCCGTATTTCACCTGAGGCGCCCGTTCCCATCGTCAATGTGGAGAAGCGCGACAGCCGTCCCGGGGGTGCGGCCAATGTAGCAATGAATATCAGCAGTCTGGGTGCAGAAGTAAGGATATGCTCTGTAACAGGGAATGATCATTGGGGAAATATTCTCATAGATCTGATACACAGGCAGGGATTGCCGGTTGATGGCATCATCCGTTCGGCAAAGCGGATTACAACCGTCAAGACCCGCATATTCAGCCGGGGGCATCAGCTTTTGCGCTATGATGAAGAAACAGATTCAGACCTCAGCCAGGCTGAAGAAGAAGAACTGCTGACACAAGCGCTCTCTGCCATTGAGAGCAGCCGCATCAGTGTGGTGATTTTGCAGGACTACAACAAGGGAGTTCTTACTGATAAGGTTATTCGGCAGATAATACAAACCTGCAAAAGAAAAAATATACCTGTAGCCGTAGATCCCAAAAACAAGCGTTTTTTCTGCTACCGGCATGTAACGCTTTTTAAGCCCAACCTGAAAGAAGTAGCCGAAGCGTTGGCAACCTCTATAGACAAGCATGACATATCCGGACTCAGACAAGCGGCACGTGCTATCCACAAGCGCTTGCAAAATGCAATAACTCTGATAACCCTGTCAGAGGAAGGGCTTTTTATTACAGACCATGAAAAGGATTTTACCCTACCACCTACTCTTCGCCAGGTAGCTGATGTGTCCGGAGCCGGTGATACGGTGTTAGGGGTAGCAGCCCTTGCTCTGGCAGCCGGTTTTGATATAAGAACAATAGGCGTCTTATCCAACATAGCAGGGGGGCTTGCCTGTGAACAGGTAGGGGTATCGCCTTTGGATAAGAGCACTTTCTTTAGCGAAGCCAGCCGGGTAAAGCTGGTTTAA
- a CDS encoding aminotransferase: MEILSERINRLSESATIRMAQLGRELKEQGADIINLSLGEPDFDTPAHIKEAAVRAIHEGYTHYTPVAGYPELRKAICAKLKRDNELEYTPDQIVVSTGAKQSLMNVVLSLVNPGDEVIVPAPYWVSYAAMVQLAEARMVNIPTSIDTQFKFTAEQLEQAITPRTRLLLYSSPCNPTGSVFSREDLERYVRVLEKHPQVYIVSDEIYEYIHYTGRHESIASFDSIRDRVVVVNGFSKGFAMTGWRVGYIAAPKWIAKACDKIQGQFTSGTCSIAQKAAEAAISSDLAPTFRMRDIFHKRRDLILQLLREVKGFKVNQPEGAFYVFPDVSYFFGKTYDGDLIKDSDDFAMFLLKEAHVSTVGGKSFGDDHCIRLSYACSENDIKRAVERIQRATALLG, translated from the coding sequence ATGGAGATTCTGTCAGAACGAATTAACCGGCTTAGCGAATCAGCCACCATCCGTATGGCTCAGCTGGGAAGAGAGTTGAAGGAACAGGGAGCCGACATAATCAATCTCAGTTTAGGTGAACCCGATTTTGATACACCTGCCCACATCAAAGAAGCTGCAGTACGGGCTATTCATGAAGGATACACCCATTACACTCCGGTAGCCGGATACCCTGAGCTGAGAAAAGCTATCTGTGCCAAACTCAAACGCGACAACGAACTGGAGTACACTCCCGACCAGATTGTGGTTTCAACCGGTGCCAAACAGTCTCTGATGAATGTAGTGCTTTCATTGGTGAATCCCGGGGATGAGGTGATAGTTCCTGCGCCCTATTGGGTAAGCTATGCAGCCATGGTGCAACTGGCAGAAGCCCGTATGGTCAATATACCGACTTCCATTGATACCCAATTTAAATTTACAGCCGAGCAGCTGGAACAGGCCATCACTCCCAGAACGCGCTTGCTTTTATACAGCTCTCCCTGCAATCCGACCGGTTCGGTATTCTCCCGCGAAGATCTGGAGAGATACGTTCGGGTGCTGGAAAAGCATCCACAGGTGTACATTGTTTCGGATGAGATTTACGAATACATCCATTATACCGGCAGACATGAAAGCATAGCCAGCTTTGACAGTATACGCGACAGAGTGGTGGTAGTGAATGGTTTCTCAAAAGGTTTTGCCATGACCGGCTGGCGTGTGGGATACATAGCTGCGCCAAAATGGATAGCCAAAGCCTGTGATAAAATTCAGGGACAGTTTACTTCGGGCACATGCTCCATTGCCCAAAAAGCTGCTGAAGCTGCCATATCCAGTGATTTGGCGCCCACCTTCAGGATGAGAGATATTTTTCACAAAAGACGCGACCTTATTCTTCAGCTTTTGAGAGAAGTAAAGGGTTTCAAGGTAAACCAGCCGGAGGGTGCCTTTTATGTTTTCCCCGATGTGAGTTATTTTTTCGGTAAAACCTATGACGGAGATCTTATCAAAGACTCAGATGACTTTGCCATGTTTCTCCTGAAAGAAGCCCATGTATCCACAGTGGGAGGTAAATCGTTCGGTGATGATCATTGCATCCGCTTGTCATATGCCTGCTCTGAAAATGATATCAAAAGGGCTGTGGAACGCATTCAGCGGGCAACAGCTTTGCTTGGTTAA
- a CDS encoding peptidase M24: MHFGKIVVYLLVFPAILFAFLSRCNTPTSPEMQMPAPGNQDAQLQEAPGKFLYGIEVSELKLSKGKVRKGQFFADLLGAYDMDQRYLTALALRYKNVFDVRSLKAGRPYVVLKNSHEKPVYFIYEINITDYVVFDFVRDTVFMGYKKVELKRKTASGAITSSLYETFYEKGLHPELGLKLADIFAWVIDFYRLQKGDQFKVVYLERYVEGSPAGIEKILAARFIHAGNPFYAYYFQPDTTQPGDYFDEKANSLRKAFLKAPLKFGRISSRYSQSRLHPVLNKRKPHLGTDYAAPQGTPILAVGDGMVIEASYTKNNGNYVKIRHNSTYSTQYLHMSKFAKGIRPGAKVSQGQVIGYVGSTGLATGPHVCFRFWKNGQQVDHLRIHFPPSKPVDKKYIEHYHAVAQSLRKELDSF; encoded by the coding sequence ATGCATTTTGGAAAAATAGTGGTCTATCTGCTCGTCTTTCCTGCAATCCTTTTTGCTTTTCTTTCGCGTTGCAATACACCTACCAGTCCGGAAATGCAGATGCCGGCTCCCGGAAACCAGGATGCCCAACTTCAGGAAGCTCCTGGAAAATTTTTATATGGCATTGAAGTATCGGAACTTAAACTATCAAAAGGCAAGGTTCGCAAAGGTCAGTTTTTTGCTGACCTGCTTGGAGCTTACGATATGGACCAGCGCTATCTCACTGCTCTTGCCCTTCGCTATAAAAATGTATTTGATGTCAGGAGCTTAAAAGCCGGACGTCCTTATGTAGTGCTGAAAAACAGCCATGAAAAGCCGGTGTATTTTATTTACGAAATAAACATCACCGATTATGTAGTATTTGACTTTGTTCGTGATACGGTATTCATGGGTTACAAAAAGGTGGAATTAAAAAGAAAAACAGCATCTGGAGCAATCACCTCTTCGCTTTATGAAACTTTTTATGAGAAAGGACTCCACCCCGAACTGGGATTAAAGCTTGCTGACATCTTTGCCTGGGTTATTGATTTTTACCGATTGCAAAAGGGAGACCAGTTTAAGGTGGTGTATCTTGAACGATATGTGGAGGGGAGTCCGGCCGGCATTGAAAAAATTCTTGCCGCACGCTTTATACATGCAGGCAATCCGTTTTATGCATATTATTTTCAGCCGGATACAACACAGCCGGGCGATTATTTTGACGAAAAGGCAAACAGCCTGCGTAAAGCATTCCTGAAAGCTCCCCTTAAGTTTGGACGCATTTCATCACGCTATTCGCAAAGCCGGTTGCATCCGGTTTTAAATAAAAGGAAACCACACCTGGGAACCGACTATGCGGCTCCCCAGGGCACTCCCATCCTTGCGGTAGGTGATGGCATGGTGATAGAAGCCAGCTATACCAAAAACAACGGCAACTATGTAAAAATCCGCCATAACAGCACGTATTCCACCCAATATCTGCACATGTCCAAGTTTGCAAAAGGTATTCGTCCGGGGGCTAAAGTTTCACAAGGTCAGGTTATCGGATATGTAGGTAGCACAGGACTGGCCACGGGACCGCATGTTTGCTTCCGCTTCTGGAAAAACGGGCAACAAGTAGATCACCTGAGAATTCATTTTCCTCCCTCCAAGCCTGTTGATAAAAAGTATATTGAACACTATCATGCAGTAGCCCAATCTCTCAGGAAAGAACTGGACAGCTTCTGA
- the mscL gene encoding large-conductance mechanosensitive channel codes for MGIIKEFKEFAMRGNVVDMAVGIIIGGAFGKIVSSAVSDLIMPPLGLLVGGMDFKDLKIVLKEAVGDVPAVTLNYGMFIQTVFDFIIIAFAIFLVIKAINSLKKKEEAKPAAPPEPSAEVKLLSEIRDLLKK; via the coding sequence ATGGGTATAATTAAAGAATTTAAGGAATTTGCCATGCGCGGCAATGTAGTGGACATGGCCGTAGGCATAATCATCGGAGGTGCATTTGGAAAAATTGTTTCCTCTGCGGTAAGTGATTTAATCATGCCGCCTCTTGGCCTGTTGGTTGGCGGAATGGATTTTAAAGATCTCAAAATTGTTCTCAAAGAGGCTGTGGGAGATGTGCCGGCTGTTACACTGAATTACGGGATGTTTATCCAAACGGTTTTTGATTTTATCATTATCGCCTTTGCTATTTTCCTTGTTATTAAGGCTATAAATTCCCTGAAGAAAAAAGAAGAAGCCAAACCCGCAGCGCCTCCTGAACCTTCAGCCGAAGTAAAACTACTAAGCGAGATCCGGGACTTGCTGAAGAAATAA
- a CDS encoding membrane protein, whose translation MNSLNKTIGLKLLVLALMLQTPHECFSQSRNFFKKLKTKNGLVVPIPLIVYSPETSAGFGFSLQYLYRFAGDSSSLSAAGATFLYTLRKQIIVNPNWEFNFRNNAWRIPGAFLYQKFPEAFYGIGNTTTSSQREEFTAQYILFKTRVTREIVKHLHLGMQYRLEYAFDFTYDSTGSLAQGIIRGSRGYVASGAGIAAFYDSRDNSMFPFRGWYLTFSNHFYPRWLGSDYAFTNFKVDARGYFNPFRSHVIAVQALCSFHLGNPPFKMMSLLGGVETMRGYYAGRYRDRHLIATQVEWRFPVYWRFMGVAFIGAGDVANTFHDFALNRIKYAMGAGLRFTLDAAERINLRFDVAFTLDGSRGFYLQLGEAF comes from the coding sequence TTGAATTCTTTAAATAAAACCATAGGGCTGAAGTTGCTCGTGCTGGCGCTTATGCTTCAGACACCTCATGAATGTTTCTCTCAAAGCAGAAATTTTTTTAAAAAACTGAAAACGAAAAACGGGCTGGTTGTACCTATTCCGCTTATTGTTTATAGCCCTGAAACCAGTGCTGGATTTGGCTTTTCTCTGCAGTATCTGTATCGTTTTGCGGGCGATAGCAGCAGCTTATCAGCCGCGGGAGCTACGTTTCTTTACACGTTGAGAAAACAGATCATCGTCAACCCCAACTGGGAGTTTAACTTTCGGAATAATGCCTGGCGCATACCAGGGGCGTTTCTGTATCAGAAGTTTCCGGAGGCTTTTTATGGAATCGGTAACACCACTACCAGCAGTCAAAGGGAAGAATTCACAGCCCAATATATTTTATTTAAAACCAGAGTCACTCGCGAGATAGTGAAGCATCTTCACCTCGGCATGCAGTACCGGCTGGAGTATGCTTTTGACTTCACCTATGATTCAACGGGTAGCCTTGCGCAAGGCATCATTCGCGGTAGCCGGGGTTATGTGGCTTCCGGGGCAGGCATTGCGGCTTTCTATGATTCGCGGGATAATAGCATGTTTCCATTTCGGGGGTGGTATTTAACTTTTTCCAACCATTTTTATCCCCGTTGGCTGGGGAGTGATTATGCCTTTACCAACTTTAAAGTGGACGCACGAGGCTACTTTAATCCTTTTCGCAGTCATGTGATAGCCGTGCAAGCCCTATGCAGCTTTCATCTTGGTAATCCACCTTTTAAAATGATGTCACTGCTGGGCGGGGTGGAAACCATGCGTGGTTATTACGCAGGCCGCTACCGCGACCGCCATCTGATTGCCACCCAGGTGGAATGGAGGTTTCCTGTGTACTGGCGTTTTATGGGTGTAGCCTTCATTGGTGCCGGTGATGTGGCCAACACGTTTCATGATTTTGCGCTGAATCGGATAAAATATGCCATGGGAGCGGGCTTACGCTTCACTCTGGATGCCGCTGAACGTATTAACCTGCGCTTTGACGTGGCTTTTACCCTGGATGGTTCACGGGGTTTTTATCTTCAGCTTGGAGAAGCCTTTTAG
- a CDS encoding outer membrane lipoprotein-sorting protein: MKTISFALIFILCLQGVKSQNLSATDIIKKADARMRGNSSIAELKMTIVRPAWQRELEMKSWTKGDDLALILITAPARDKGVAYLKRDKELWNWQPSIDRVIKLPPSMMLQSWMGSDFTNDDLVKESSAVHDYFHALGKDTVISGYACYAVVLTPKPEAAVVWGKIHTWITKDDFIQIRSEFYDEDGFLINTMVASEIKNMDGRMLPSHLEMIPSDKEGHKTMLDYRALKFDVELSDDFFTIQNMKRLK, translated from the coding sequence ATGAAAACCATTTCTTTTGCTCTGATTTTTATTCTTTGTCTTCAAGGTGTCAAAAGCCAGAACCTTTCCGCAACAGACATTATAAAAAAAGCGGATGCCCGCATGCGCGGCAACTCCAGCATAGCTGAACTGAAAATGACCATTGTGCGACCTGCCTGGCAGCGCGAGCTGGAAATGAAATCCTGGACAAAGGGAGACGACCTTGCCCTCATCCTCATTACGGCTCCGGCACGCGACAAGGGGGTGGCCTACCTGAAGCGCGACAAAGAACTATGGAACTGGCAGCCCTCCATTGACCGCGTAATAAAACTGCCTCCATCCATGATGCTGCAATCGTGGATGGGCTCTGACTTCACCAATGATGATCTTGTGAAAGAATCCTCCGCAGTACATGACTATTTTCATGCATTGGGAAAAGACACCGTTATATCCGGCTACGCCTGTTATGCGGTTGTTCTTACCCCGAAACCGGAGGCTGCCGTAGTATGGGGAAAAATTCATACATGGATAACAAAGGATGATTTTATCCAGATCAGATCCGAGTTCTATGACGAAGATGGCTTTCTGATTAACACCATGGTGGCCTCTGAGATTAAAAACATGGATGGACGCATGCTCCCCTCACACCTGGAAATGATCCCCTCTGACAAGGAGGGGCACAAAACCATGCTGGACTACCGTGCATTGAAATTTGATGTGGAGCTGAGTGATGATTTTTTTACCATTCAGAACATGAAAAGGTTAAAATGA
- a CDS encoding ABC transporter substrate-binding protein, whose protein sequence is MYALLAWRNLWRNKRRTAITLAAIVFAVLFATVMRSMQLGSYDNMIDNTVRYYTGFAQIHKKGYWNEQSLENSMVIDSALIRQALQSSSVSDLIPRLESFALASNGMRTMGIMVTGIEPEKERLLTHLDTKIIQGQYLDSTDRTILLTEKLAEYLQAGIGDTVILIGAGYRGANAAGKYAVKGIVSFNNPELNKRSAFLTRKEASLLYDVGERITTLVVVTEPELLAEAIRHLKQVFPEDSYELMQWQEMLPELVQAIEVDNIGGIIILFILYTVIGFGIFGTIVMMTAERQHEFGVLIALGMKRRRLLALIGLENIFLVTTGVLGGMVLSLPLVTYFHFNPIPLSDELKLVSESYGIEAIIPFALDSEIFLYQAAAVLVISSFAMIYPLGKILTLNPGEAMRA, encoded by the coding sequence ATGTATGCCCTGTTAGCCTGGAGAAACCTCTGGCGCAATAAGCGCAGAACAGCCATCACCCTTGCGGCAATAGTTTTTGCGGTGTTGTTTGCCACAGTAATGCGGTCTATGCAACTGGGCTCGTATGACAATATGATTGACAATACCGTACGCTATTACACCGGTTTTGCTCAGATCCATAAAAAAGGCTACTGGAACGAACAATCGCTGGAAAACAGCATGGTGATAGACTCGGCTTTAATCAGACAAGCGCTGCAAAGTTCGTCCGTTTCTGACCTCATTCCCCGTCTGGAGTCTTTTGCCCTCGCCTCAAATGGCATGCGCACCATGGGTATTATGGTTACCGGCATTGAGCCTGAAAAAGAAAGGCTCCTCACCCATCTGGATACAAAGATTATTCAAGGCCAGTATCTTGACTCTACGGACCGCACCATACTTCTGACAGAAAAACTTGCTGAATATCTGCAGGCAGGTATCGGAGATACCGTGATACTGATTGGCGCTGGCTACCGAGGCGCCAATGCAGCCGGCAAATACGCTGTAAAGGGCATTGTATCTTTCAATAATCCTGAACTGAATAAGCGTTCGGCATTTCTCACCCGTAAGGAAGCCAGTCTATTGTATGATGTCGGGGAAAGGATTACCACCCTTGTAGTGGTTACCGAGCCAGAACTGCTTGCGGAAGCCATCAGGCACCTCAAGCAAGTCTTTCCAGAAGACAGCTATGAACTCATGCAATGGCAGGAAATGCTGCCGGAACTGGTGCAGGCTATTGAAGTAGATAATATCGGAGGCATCATCATTTTGTTTATCCTGTATACTGTCATCGGTTTTGGTATTTTCGGCACAATAGTGATGATGACTGCCGAGCGTCAGCATGAGTTCGGAGTGTTGATAGCCCTTGGCATGAAGCGTAGAAGACTCCTCGCTCTTATCGGTCTTGAAAATATTTTTCTGGTGACCACCGGTGTCCTGGGCGGAATGGTCCTGAGCCTGCCGTTAGTCACATATTTTCATTTTAATCCTATCCCTTTATCTGATGAGTTAAAGCTGGTGTCTGAATCGTATGGTATAGAAGCAATCATTCCGTTTGCCTTAGATAGCGAGATTTTTTTGTATCAGGCAGCCGCTGTGCTCGTTATCAGTTCTTTTGCCATGATTTACCCTCTCGGTAAAATTCTGACTCTTAACCCTGGAGAAGCAATGCGCGCATGA
- a CDS encoding ABC transporter permease, which yields MKVKYLSILVKIAWRNIWRSRLRSGAVVTAVALGLWAGIFVSAFMYGISHQRLNTILRTQLSHIQLHWPGFADNMEPDLLIHDPDSIIAFISQKPAVSGVSGRLITTGMVTSPTTGTGVVIKGVVPEHESQVTDIHEKIIQGTFLGASRKNQIVIGERLAEKLHIKLHAKIVISMQDVHGNIVSGAFRVEGIYKTNSSKYDEANVFILFNDMAMLMGTGGSLHEIAILLHDEAQLEPLSKQLAAVLPDLQVDTWKTLAPELNFINQIMDEYLQIFMTIILLAMAFGIINTMLMAVLERVREIGMLMAIGMNRIKIFLMIMLETILLTFTGVPFGLIMSLLTIHILNKTGVDLSLFARGLASFDIDTIIYPSLDTGFYPALIGMVALTAVLSSVYPALKALQLKPATAIRTI from the coding sequence ATGAAAGTAAAATATCTCAGTATTCTGGTGAAAATTGCCTGGCGCAACATCTGGAGGAGCCGCTTGCGCAGCGGAGCCGTTGTTACAGCAGTGGCACTGGGGCTATGGGCCGGAATATTTGTCTCTGCTTTCATGTATGGCATCTCTCATCAACGGCTGAACACCATTCTGCGCACGCAGCTTTCACATATCCAGTTGCACTGGCCTGGGTTCGCTGACAACATGGAGCCCGATCTGCTCATCCATGACCCGGATAGTATTATAGCTTTTATTTCCCAGAAACCAGCCGTCAGCGGTGTATCGGGCCGTCTGATAACCACCGGCATGGTTACCTCCCCTACCACCGGCACAGGAGTGGTAATAAAAGGTGTCGTTCCTGAACATGAAAGCCAGGTTACCGATATACATGAGAAAATTATACAAGGAACCTTTCTGGGTGCATCCAGAAAGAATCAAATCGTCATTGGCGAAAGACTTGCTGAAAAATTACACATAAAGCTGCATGCCAAAATTGTCATCAGCATGCAGGACGTACACGGAAATATTGTTTCCGGAGCCTTTCGGGTAGAAGGCATCTATAAAACCAATTCGTCCAAATATGACGAAGCCAATGTATTTATCCTGTTTAATGACATGGCAATGCTCATGGGAACGGGCGGCAGCCTACATGAAATAGCGATTCTGCTGCATGACGAGGCTCAGCTGGAGCCGCTCAGTAAACAACTGGCTGCCGTCTTACCTGACCTGCAGGTGGATACATGGAAAACGCTCGCACCGGAACTGAACTTTATCAATCAAATCATGGACGAATACCTGCAAATATTTATGACCATTATCCTGCTGGCTATGGCCTTCGGCATTATCAACACTATGCTGATGGCCGTGCTGGAACGAGTGCGCGAAATAGGTATGCTCATGGCAATCGGGATGAACCGGATTAAAATATTTCTCATGATCATGCTGGAAACCATTTTGCTTACATTTACCGGTGTTCCCTTCGGATTGATTATGAGTTTACTTACTATTCACATCCTGAACAAAACCGGAGTGGATTTGTCGCTTTTTGCCCGGGGACTTGCCAGTTTTGATATTGACACTATTATTTATCCATCTCTGGACACCGGTTTTTACCCCGCGCTCATAGGCATGGTAGCGCTGACGGCTGTGCTTTCTTCCGTTTATCCTGCACTGAAAGCCCTGCAGCTAAAACCAGCTACGGCAATCAGAACAATTTAA
- a CDS encoding ABC transporter ATP-binding protein, whose amino-acid sequence MEVIRTNGLTKVYNSTHVPVHALNGVDLTIQSGEFTAIVGPSGSGKTTLLNIIGGLDNPTSGTVIINGTDISGLRESHLIDFRLHHIGFVFQSFNLIPVLTAEENIEFIMLLQGKNKAQRKKRTRELLQAIGLADKADKRPGELSGGQQQRVAVARALASKPKFVLADEPTANLDSKSAENLLDIMARLNSEEGITFIFSTHDLKVINRARRIITLEDGKIVSDRLQR is encoded by the coding sequence ATGGAAGTCATCAGAACAAACGGTCTGACTAAAGTATACAACAGTACCCACGTACCTGTACACGCACTCAATGGCGTTGACCTGACTATTCAGTCCGGAGAGTTTACGGCCATTGTGGGCCCGTCCGGATCGGGAAAAACCACACTGCTGAATATCATCGGAGGACTGGATAATCCTACAAGTGGCACGGTCATCATCAACGGCACCGACATATCCGGCCTAAGAGAGAGCCATCTGATTGATTTTCGTCTGCACCACATCGGGTTCGTCTTTCAGTCTTTTAATCTTATTCCTGTACTTACTGCCGAAGAGAACATAGAATTTATCATGTTGCTGCAAGGAAAAAACAAAGCCCAGCGAAAAAAAAGGACCCGGGAACTTCTGCAGGCCATCGGATTGGCTGACAAGGCGGACAAACGTCCCGGTGAACTTTCAGGAGGTCAACAGCAGCGCGTGGCGGTAGCCCGTGCTCTGGCATCCAAGCCCAAATTCGTTCTGGCTGACGAGCCCACCGCCAACCTGGATTCTAAATCAGCTGAAAATCTGCTGGACATAATGGCACGCCTCAACTCTGAAGAAGGCATTACTTTTATATTCTCTACCCACGACCTTAAGGTAATCAACCGGGCAAGGCGTATCATCACCCTGGAAGATGGAAAAATAGTGAGCGACCGACTACAGCGATAA